From the genome of Perca flavescens isolate YP-PL-M2 chromosome 12, PFLA_1.0, whole genome shotgun sequence, one region includes:
- the gadd45aa gene encoding growth arrest and DNA-damage-inducible, alpha, a isoform X1 produces MYNMTFEELSGDYSQERMDSVAKALEEVLTSALPQGCITVGVYEAAKSLNVDPDNVVLCILATDDEDVKDVALQIHFTLIQAFCCENDINILRVNNTRRLAEILEGEGKQSGGEPMDLHCVLVTSPHSTSWKDPALSKVNRFCRESRCMDQWVPIINLPER; encoded by the exons ATGTACAACATGACATTTGAGGAACTAAGTGGGGATTACTCTCAAGAAAG AATGGATTCAGTGGCGAAAGCTTTGGAAGAAGTCCTCACCTCTGCGTTGCCACAGGGCTGCATCACAGTCGGAGTCTACGAGGCTGCCAAATCACTCAATGT GGACCCTGATAATGTGGTCTTGTGCATCCTCGCCACTGACGACGAAGATGTGAAAGATGTGGCACTGCAGATCCACTTTACCCTAATTCAGGCTTTCTGCTGTGAGAATGACATCAACATCCTGAGAGTCAACAACACCCGGCGCCTGGCAGAAATACTGGAGGGAGAAGGGAAACAGAGTGGGGGTGAACCTATGGACCTCCACTGTGTCCTGGTCACT AGCCCACATTCCACATCGTGGAAGGACCCCGCTTTGAGCAAAGTGAACCGATTCTGCAGGGAGAGCCGCTGTATGGACCAGTGGGTACCCATCATCAACCTGCCCGAACGATGA
- the gadd45aa gene encoding growth arrest and DNA-damage-inducible, alpha, a isoform X2 codes for MDSVAKALEEVLTSALPQGCITVGVYEAAKSLNVDPDNVVLCILATDDEDVKDVALQIHFTLIQAFCCENDINILRVNNTRRLAEILEGEGKQSGGEPMDLHCVLVTSPHSTSWKDPALSKVNRFCRESRCMDQWVPIINLPER; via the exons ATGGATTCAGTGGCGAAAGCTTTGGAAGAAGTCCTCACCTCTGCGTTGCCACAGGGCTGCATCACAGTCGGAGTCTACGAGGCTGCCAAATCACTCAATGT GGACCCTGATAATGTGGTCTTGTGCATCCTCGCCACTGACGACGAAGATGTGAAAGATGTGGCACTGCAGATCCACTTTACCCTAATTCAGGCTTTCTGCTGTGAGAATGACATCAACATCCTGAGAGTCAACAACACCCGGCGCCTGGCAGAAATACTGGAGGGAGAAGGGAAACAGAGTGGGGGTGAACCTATGGACCTCCACTGTGTCCTGGTCACT AGCCCACATTCCACATCGTGGAAGGACCCCGCTTTGAGCAAAGTGAACCGATTCTGCAGGGAGAGCCGCTGTATGGACCAGTGGGTACCCATCATCAACCTGCCCGAACGATGA
- the gng12a gene encoding guanine nucleotide-binding protein G(I)/G(S)/G(O) subunit gamma-12a codes for MSSKAHGSNNIAHARRTVQQLRIEASIERIKVSKASADLMNYCSEHARNDPLLMGIPASENPFKDKKHCTIL; via the exons ATGTCTTCCAAGGCTCACGGTTCCAATAACATCGCCCATGCTCGGCGGACGGTGCAGCAGCTGAGAATAGAGGCCAGCATTGAGAGGATAAAG GTATCCAAGGCCTCTGCAGACCTTATGAACTACTGCAGTGAACACGCCAGAAACGACCCTCTCCTTATGGGCATCCCTGCCTCAGAAAATCCCTTCAAGGACAAAAAGCACTGCACTATATTGTAG